A single genomic interval of Verrucomicrobiota bacterium harbors:
- the ispF gene encoding 2-C-methyl-D-erythritol 2,4-cyclodiphosphate synthase — protein sequence MNRVGIGYDVHQFAEDRDCYLGGVKIEYEKGLLGHSDADVLIHAIADALLGSLGEGDIGYHFPNTDPEWKDARSTLFLEHISRMIAERRATINNVDATVIAEAPKVLPHLNAMREVLSKSLKIKPSQITIKATTNETMGFVGRKEGIAAMAVASIEITS from the coding sequence ATGAACCGAGTCGGAATTGGATACGATGTGCACCAGTTTGCCGAAGATAGAGATTGCTATCTTGGTGGTGTCAAAATTGAATATGAAAAAGGGCTACTAGGCCACTCTGATGCTGATGTGCTCATCCATGCTATTGCCGATGCATTGCTTGGCAGCTTAGGCGAGGGCGATATAGGTTACCACTTTCCCAACACAGACCCCGAGTGGAAAGACGCTCGCTCCACCCTCTTCTTAGAACATATTTCCAGGATGATAGCCGAACGCAGAGCGACAATCAATAATGTGGATGCTACCGTAATCGCGGAAGCCCCTAAGGTACTTCCACACCTAAATGCGATGCGCGAAGTCCTTAGCAAATCTCTAAAGATTAAACCGTCTCAGATCACCATAAAAGCCACGACCAATGAAACCATGGGATTTGTAGGCCGCAAGGAAGGGATCGCAGCGATGGCTGTAGCAAGTATTGAAATCACCTCATAA
- the typA gene encoding translational GTPase TypA: MSDISKIRNIAIVAHVDHGKTTLVDQLLKQSGTFRENQDIEERVMDSMDLEREKGITIKAKNACIKWNDHTINIVDTPGHADFGGEVERVMKMIDGVLLLVDAFEGPQAQTKFVLQKALECGARPIVVVNKIDRPNARPHEVLDMVFELFLSLNATDEQLDFPAIYASARDGYAVRDWKGEVTDECRNAGMISIYEAIEKFVPQPILRDEAFFSMLVANLDWSDYVGRIAFGKIYSGSVKVGDSVVCLHSDGTSEKNKVTKLFSYEGMQRVEVQEVSAGSIVGLAGLESVFIGETITDQTDREALPFVAIDPPTIAMQFLVNDSPFAGRAGKFLTARHIKDRLVRETRVNVSLQVEDSKRAGAFNVRARGEMQVAVIVEQMRREGYELMVSRPQVILEEDESGKTLEPIENLYIDVPSDALGDVLQNLAGRKGEVKDMRHQATSVIVEAEIPTRGVIGLETDIKNLTRGMGIMSHMFKEYGEFRGEIAGRKNGVLVAMEDGTTAAYSLDTLQARAKMFVDASEEVYSGMVVGENSRSDDMVVNPCKTKQLTNMRSSGDGKGIQLEPPVKMSLERMIEYIAGDEFVEATPDALRIRKQILDHTARKRAGNKNKAQ; encoded by the coding sequence ATGTCCGATATCAGTAAAATTAGAAACATCGCCATCGTCGCTCACGTAGATCATGGAAAAACAACACTCGTTGATCAGTTGCTCAAGCAGTCTGGAACATTCCGAGAAAATCAGGATATTGAAGAGAGAGTGATGGATTCCATGGATCTAGAGCGAGAAAAGGGCATTACTATTAAAGCAAAAAATGCATGTATCAAATGGAATGATCACACCATCAATATTGTAGATACGCCGGGCCATGCCGATTTTGGTGGTGAAGTTGAGCGTGTGATGAAGATGATTGATGGTGTTCTACTATTGGTAGATGCCTTCGAAGGTCCTCAGGCCCAAACGAAATTTGTTTTACAAAAAGCTTTAGAGTGCGGGGCACGTCCTATCGTTGTCGTGAATAAGATAGACCGTCCCAACGCTCGTCCACATGAGGTCTTGGATATGGTCTTTGAGCTATTCTTGTCACTCAATGCAACAGACGAACAGTTAGATTTTCCTGCTATTTATGCCTCTGCTCGTGATGGCTATGCCGTTAGGGATTGGAAGGGTGAGGTTACAGATGAATGTCGCAATGCGGGTATGATCAGTATCTATGAAGCAATTGAGAAATTTGTCCCCCAACCGATTCTTAGGGATGAGGCATTTTTCTCGATGCTTGTGGCTAATCTTGATTGGAGTGATTACGTCGGAAGGATTGCCTTTGGCAAGATATACAGTGGTTCAGTGAAGGTGGGAGATTCTGTTGTTTGTTTGCATAGTGATGGCACCTCAGAAAAAAATAAAGTGACAAAGCTTTTCTCCTATGAGGGGATGCAACGTGTAGAAGTGCAGGAAGTTAGCGCCGGTTCCATTGTTGGCTTAGCTGGTCTGGAAAGCGTGTTTATAGGAGAGACTATTACCGATCAGACCGACCGTGAAGCTCTACCTTTTGTCGCCATTGATCCTCCTACAATAGCCATGCAGTTCCTCGTCAATGATTCTCCATTCGCAGGACGCGCAGGCAAATTTTTAACCGCTCGCCACATTAAGGATCGCCTCGTCCGGGAGACGCGAGTGAATGTGAGTTTACAAGTGGAAGACTCCAAACGCGCAGGTGCTTTCAATGTCAGAGCAAGGGGTGAAATGCAAGTGGCAGTGATTGTTGAGCAGATGCGTCGCGAAGGTTACGAACTAATGGTTTCTCGTCCTCAAGTGATTTTAGAGGAGGATGAGAGTGGTAAGACACTTGAGCCTATAGAGAATCTTTATATTGATGTTCCGAGTGATGCCTTAGGTGATGTCTTGCAAAATCTAGCGGGAAGAAAAGGTGAAGTAAAAGACATGCGCCATCAGGCGACATCTGTTATTGTGGAGGCTGAGATCCCGACGCGCGGAGTTATTGGTCTGGAAACAGATATTAAAAATTTAACCCGTGGTATGGGAATCATGAGTCATATGTTTAAGGAGTATGGAGAATTTCGTGGAGAGATTGCAGGTCGTAAAAATGGTGTCCTTGTGGCCATGGAGGATGGGACAACCGCCGCTTATTCTCTTGATACTTTGCAAGCTAGGGCAAAGATGTTTGTAGATGCTAGTGAGGAGGTCTATTCGGGAATGGTTGTTGGTGAGAACTCTCGCTCTGATGATATGGTAGTCAATCCGTGTAAAACGAAGCAGTTGACAAATATGCG